The segment TCACTGCTATCCTCCACCTGAAGATGAAGTCGTGGAACTGTGCTCTCTTCCTTACGACTGACATCACTAGAAGCCATGCTGTACCCACTGTCTGCAATAGAAATCTCTGACGTGGTGTGCTTCAAACCACCGTGTTCTGTCAAAGATGGAGTCTCACTCCTGATGTTACGAGAGGTCCTCTCAAAATGAAAACTGTTTCGTCTGCTTCTGGTGTTTCTGTGTTCCCCTCTGTCTTTCCATTCTCCTCCACTTCTGGGTCTGGTTACATTCCTCCTGGGAGAAGTTAAAGCTTCACTTAAGACACCACAATTCTCACTTACTTCCATGCACTTCTTACGATACACATCTAACAAGGATGAATAATCACTAATGTCTTcgttaatattttcatgttcaTTTGCCGTGGGTAGACATATTAAATCCATATTTTCTTCCTCCATCACACTCTGGTCATCACTGTCTATAGAAATCCTGTCCATATCTTCAAACTTCCTCCTCTCCTCAATGTCCTCTTTTATAAAGTTCAATTCAGCCTCAATCTCCTCAAAGGTCAAGGCCCTTTCCTCCTTCAAACCCACACAAATTCTGTCACACTCTGCAGTTTCAACAAACACAGACTGTCTGGGTGGCTTCTCTCCTTCAAAATGCACTTTAGATTTCCTTGCTGTAAGAGTATTGGTTGAACTTTGAGATTCTTTTGACATGCGCCTTGACTTTCGAGTTTGCTGGTTGGCTGAAGAAGGTCGAATAAGCTTGTTGGTTTTATCCGATTTGTATTTGGCTGAGCTTGGAGTTTGACTGCGAGTTGGACTCCGATTTTGACTTCTGGATGGACTTCGAGTTGGACTTCTGGATGGACTTGGAGATCTACTACGGTGTGGACTTTCTGGACCTACAAGTTGATGTATTGAGCCTCCATGAATCACACTTTGTATATTCAATACACTTGGTGTTGAGATTTCATGACTAGACGATATTAAAGTGTAATGCGTATTAGCACTAAATTTCTTTGCTTGTTCACTAGGCAGGAGCTGTGTTGTCTCTATTTTCAACTGTTCCTTGTTACATTTTTCTGATGCAGGACTACCACTGTTTTGTTTCCCATAATTCTCCTTGTTTTCCTCATTCTTTGCCTGACTCTTTCCTTCACTGTTACGACTACTGGTTTCTCTCTCATTAGAGTTGTTTCCCTTTGGTCCTCCACCACCTTGCCCATCTGGACCCTCATCGCCATCTTTCTTTTTCCCATTATTTGAATCACTCATTTTACAGGTTGACTTCCCCTTCTCTTTTTTATCTTTCTTGTCCTGACCTTTGATGGTAACTTCAACATTCATGACCTTTTCATTCGGTGTACCACCTTCAGTGGACTCTTTGACAGTTTTTTCTGGATTGACCCCGTCTGAGAAGCGGACGTTCTTAGTTTTGTCACCAGGGGTCTCTGGCCTCTCTGTTTCTTCAAACATTGTCATCAGAGTGTTATCCGGCTCCAGTTGTCTGAAGCTGTTCTCATTGAAAACGGAGCCAGAATCTCCTTTCTTCAGGAAATTTTCTCTTGTGCTTGTGGACTGTAGTTCTGTCAGATTCCTTGGGGTGGGTGTTGGCTGAGCTGTAACAATGAAGATACATATAATGGAAATTAATTGATAAATGATTTCTGATCATTGTAACATTAGAGATACATATAATGTACATAAGTGATACACGATTTCTGACTATTGTGGTATTTAAATTCATGGGGGCCAATTTCTGTGGGTTATGGAGAATTTACTGTATCTTTGGGTTATAATTTCGAATATTTAGTTTCTGTGCATTAAAACATTATattaaaatgtgtttttcaTTGTGTTTTGAAAATCGTGGGATAGGTATATACCCACgaaatccatgaaaattgagaCTCCATGAAATCTGATGACTCCACCGTATAATGCGACACAACTTGTGCTTTCATAGTTGAAAGTCTGtcctatatattgatatatgCATTAACATGTATGAGCGCAGTTAAAATTGGTTAGCAACAACACAAAACTTACGCATTCCATCCACCACTTTATAGGTTGTTGCCATAGACGCCGGTGGGGCTGCTGGCATATTGATATCAGACTCGATTGGTGACATCCTACAACAAACGACAACTACAGCTGTCTTTATCAGACTAATACTCCCGAGAGAACATGCTATGACTGAGATACATTTGGACAACTTTACCCTCCTAAATCTTCAACTTTCTGACTACTGCACCAACCTGCTAGTGTCTGGAGGGCTTCCTTCATCGTCTTTGAATTCTCTGTTCTCGTCTATGCTGGAGGCAGCTGATGTTCTGTGAATTGATTCCACAGTGCGAGGTCTGTCGTAAAGGTATTCGTGGACATTGGGGATCCTCTGGATCAGCTCTCTCCTCCGAGCCAGAGTCCTGTTTGCGGGGGTGGCAGGACTTCTGTTTTCTGTGATGTGATCTGAATTTGTAATAATTCGATCCTCATTAAACTCCAGAATACAGTACATAAATTCATGGGTTGTTCTTATTGCAAGTTTAACAATGCTATGTtataatgtacaaaatgtatggTATTTCGAATAATATTCGAAGTACAATACAAAGATCCAGAAATATGCAGAAAAATTTACTGCCCTTCCACGTTTAGCTTTACTTTTGCACATAGAACACATTCAACCTTTTTAATCATTCATCTCTGCAGAGTTGACTGAGGCCAAATTGAAATGAACATGTTCATTCACTCTAAATCAAAACTCAGTGGAAATTGCTGCAGACgtaaatttcaacatttaaCGCTGCAGTCAATCAAGCGAATATGCTAAAATTAAACTCTTAACCCAGACTGTTAGTAAAAAAAGTTCCTCTTCCCATATTTCAAGTTAAGGACCAACAAGAATCAATTTCCAAATTTACAGTATTCCCCACATGAGTATTCATAACAGTCACtgctgtagattcctaaatatacacaaGGAATTTATCATCACGTCTTTTAATGAGAGAAACCACTCGCAAAACAAAATTACTCgtttttatttctatattgcggaaatacattgtacatgcaaAAAGATTTGATCAACAGTGTGTTCGAGAATTTATGTTCTCACAATTTGGCATCTACGAGTCGCTTCATGATATTAAGTACTCACATAAAATAAAGAATCCACAGTACTGTTGTAaagcatacatgtagatattatgATTCTGTTaatgtaaattcatttttaattacttttaaaGAGATTGATTGGACATGAACAATTTACATTCTCAAATAACATGCAGTAAAAATTTGGACAAACCTGAAAGTATTCCTCTGCAATTATTAATGGAAGGTCCCTCTACATTTACTGGTTTCAACGGCTTAagcctgaaaaaaaaatccagaaaaataagaaaatgtaaatgatatgACAGATATATATCCTTGAAAACAGGACATCCTGGTTATAACAACCACACTTGTCATGAATCATTGCGACTTTCATAATCCCCACAtagataaaaataatgaataattcaatGGATAAAACGAATTACATCTATTAAAAAGGTAAATACAACATCCTTTGCACTTCATTATAACCATGCTTTACTGTACAATGTCccttcactataaccgtgttttactgtacaatgtcccttcactataaccatgttttactgtacaatgtcccttcactataaccgtgttttactgtacaatgtcccttcattataaccgtgttttactgtacaatgtcccttcattataaccatgttttactgtacaatgtCCCTTCATTacaaccatgttttactgtacaacgtcccttcattataaccatgttttactgtacaatgtcccttcattataaccatgttgtactgtacaatgtcccttcattataaccatgttgtactgtacaatgtcccttcactataaccatgttttactgtacaatgtcccttcactataaccgtgttatactgtacaatgtcccttcattataatcatgttttactgtacaatgtcccttcattataaccgtgttttactgtacaatgtcccttcattataaccatgttttactgtacaatgtcccttcattataaccatgttttactgtacaacgtcccttcattataaccatgttttactgtacaatgtcccttcattataaccatgttgtactgtacaatgtcccttcattataaccatgttgtactgtacaatgtcccttcattataaccatgttttactgtacaatgtcccttcattataatcatgttttactgtacaatgtcccttcattataaccatgttttactgtacaatgtcccttcattataaccatgttGTACTGTACAATGTCCCTTCACTacaaccatgttttactgtacaatgtcccttcattataaccatgttgtactgtacaatgtcccttcattataaccatgttgtactgtacaatgtcccttcattataaccatgttGTACTGTACAATGTCCCTTCATCATAACCGTGTCTTACTGTACAATGTCCcttcattataaccatgttttactgtacaatgccccttcactataaccatgttttattgTACAATGTCccttcactataaccatgttttactgtacaatgtcccttcactataaccatgttttactgtacaatgtCCCTTCATTATAaccatattttactgtacaatgtccctttataaccgtgttttactgtacaatgtctcttcattataaccatgttttattgTACAATGTCCcttcattataaccatgttttactgtacaatgtcccttcattataaccatgttttactgtacaatgtcccttcactataaccatgttttattgTACAATGTCCCTTCAtcataaccgtgttttactgtacaatgtcccttcattataaccatgttttattatacaatgtcccttcactataaccatgttttattgTACAATGTCCcttcattataaccatgttttactgtacaatgccccttcactataaccatgttttattgTACAATGTCCCTTCACTATAACTATGTTTCACTGTACAATGTCCcttcattataaccatgttttactgtacaatgtcccttcattataaccatgttttactgtacaatgtcccttcattataaccatgttGTACTGTACAATGTCCCTTCACTATacccgtgttttactgtacaatgtCCCTTCATCATAACCGTGTCTTACTGTACAATGTCCCTTcattataaccgtgttttactgtacaatgccccttcactataaccatgttttattgTACAATGTCccttcactataaccatgttttactgtacaatgtctcttcactataaccatgttttactgtacaatgtcccttcattataaccatgttttactgtacaatgtcccttcattataaccatgttgtactgtacaatgtcccttcactataaccgtgttttactgtacaatgtcccttcattataaccatgttttactgtacaatgtcccttcattataaccatgttGTACTGTACAATGTCCCTTCACTATAACTGTGCATGGTTTATCATACTGTGTTTAACTTGTAACATTTTCATGTGGAAATCAGCAGCATCAGATTTGTCTTTTTTATGATGGTTCTGATTattgatatacaaatataatacaaatgtacatgtaattaacaagaTTACTACAAATAGTATATCATTGGCCCATCAGACAATGAAACTGTGATGgcaaaatttcagtgcaatatctgtattcataatGATAAAAAGTCTAGGAAAATATGtaacctacttttagccctaaagtaggtcacagtgcaccaaataagctgaaatgcaaactgaatctGGATTTCTCTGAGTGGAAGGTTGAGACCACATTTCAGGacaatacctgtatccataaccaaaaaaaatctggaaaactgtttgacctactttaacccctaaagtaggtcacagtgcaacaatccagctgaaatgcaaaatgaacttgtattcctctgagagaaAACTTGTAACTAAATTTCTGGGCACAATCTGTATCCAATTCCGTACTCCAAAAAAAGTCCAAAAAACTGTTTGAGCTAATTTGAGCCCTAACATaagtcatggtgcaccaatccagctgaaatgaaAACTCACAGAAATTGGGACCAAATTTCAATGCTGTACATGCATTTATTACAGAAAGAAGTCTAGAAAACACAATCTCTCACAAACTGGTGCATAAAATATGTTCCGTCTGACGACGGGCGGAAAcaaatcagtgaaatatgaaacAGTCAATAGTCGACAATAgctttcagtttttaaattactttacttGGTGCATGACCTTGAGGTCTAAAATCACCAAATCAGTGAAAATGAGACCATTTCAATTTTATACTTGATGATCAATGGGATAATAACTACAAGCTCTACGATCTacaatgtttatttattgtttgaAAATCACTGGGAAATAAAATCCAGTGGgtcttttattttcagataaaaaattcttgttaattCAGAATAATTTCTGACATATGCTAGGGCCTAATAAATTACAAGCACACTTGCATCTAAGGTGATTTTGAAAGACAAGCATTGACTGCAccaagaatatttttttttttacaatgccTGTCTTTAATTAATCATTTGGGATTCAATATGTTGTACATTTATGTGAATATATACACATGAAGTAGGGGGGATAACTTAATTCAAATCTTAAGTATTAAAATTTTTGTAATGCTCTTAAATACCAATTAGAACTCCCCATGCATACTTGAGTTAAGCTTATCAGCCTGGATCAGTTAATCCATTTTAATCTGTACACCTCACTGCCAGTGTTGTCTGAGCCAGTAGCACTAATTACCCAATAGATCTGTGTGCAGGTTGCATGCATTTGTAACAAGTGCATGCCCACAACCAAAGACTAATACTCAAAACTATAGAGACATCTCTTATGCTGTATAAAATACCGAGTGAATACACTCCATCATGCAATACTTACAtctgaaagtttttaaaacatacatctgaaagtttttaaaacatatttcatgttTGCATGCACATGTGAAAACTTACATGCAGTTGCATGCACATGTGAAAACTTACATGCAGTTGCATGCACATGTGAAAAATTACATGCAGTTGCATGCACATGaaattttcacaaattttacCCAGTGGAATGTGTGATTGCttgaaaattaatgttacaACATCATGCTTTCCCCCCCAGTGAACTTTAAAACTGATGTGTGTAAAACCAAACAGGCCAAACAATGACGTGCTTTATTACCAGATATATTCACCAATAGGATAGACCGATCTGAAATCAGGAGGGAAGGACAATCTATAGTTCATCTCATAAAAATCCACTCACGAACTGTGAATACATTGGTCATTATCATCACGAAACTCTCCCGAATATCCCCCTGATTCTTACTTTCCCTTCAGCAGTTTTCCCTGGGCTCTCCTCTGTTCTGGTTTTTCCCTCTCTTTAGACAGCACCCTGCCTACACAGTATGTTGCTACAGCAGTTCGTTCCTTCATTTCCGCTGCTGGTGTCTGGATACTTGACCTTTCCTACATTGTACAAAGAACATTAGGAGGCTGGATCATCTACATCTAGGATATCAgggctcaaaattaacatatgcttgtcagtctgtgactggttaaaagtctggcggactgactgacatttgttatagtcagtccaatgggactggttaattttctaaagcatatcattttggaaaatatacttatggaATCTTAATACATGCATTTGGCATGTTAACCATGAGTTTAAttccattatttcattttaataacattaatgaaatgtgtttaattatttctagaaaactctggtggactggtaaatttttctgcggactggttaaaAATATACCCTATCAGTCCGGCAGGACTGGTGTCACAAAAatttagcttcaagccctgggTATTGATAATCAAGGTTAATTTATTGACCTTCTACATAaatgatattgaaaattaaGGTTTATAAATTTATTGACCATTTACATCTATGATATTGATAATCAAGGTTAATTTATTGACCTTCTACATGTAGGATATTGATAATCAAGGTCAATCTATTGAAACATTCCACATACCTACATCTTTATGAAGTAATGATTGATACCAGTACATTATCAATCCCTTGTAACATGCATTGGAATTTTGAAGTTTCCATACTATATGTACTCAGATATTCAAAGTATTTATTTGCACACTTGCCCATCAATACACATGGATAGTAGTTTTGTTACTAATGATTTCCCtctaacattgatatcacactCACTGTAATGCCTTTCTTTAACATCAACATCAAGctcttatataaatatattctttGATCAATCATTAGCACATTTCATGCTGGTGCAATATAAAAAACAGGGAGGAATATAAACTAGAGAAATTCCATGTTGCTTTCAATTACTCACAGCTtatcaaatcttttaaacatatttgggtATTAATCTTCAACATCTTTACAAGCCAAGGGTTCACAATCTGCCAGACTCTCTAAGAGTCTAGTCTTTGGCCAGTCGAGCTAAAAATGATTTCCTGCTGGATCAAATGGCTATTTACTTTTTTCACTTTATTATATCTGTCTAATCATGGAATTATTAAttacccacccccacccccttttcttgtaaattttataaaaagatTTATTACACTGAAGGTGGAGCTGTCATCAAAATCCTTTTTCTTCGGCATGGCATGCTTGAATGGTGATTTGATATGTTGGTTTGCCTTGGAGGTTGGATTTGGTGACAGGAAAATCATGGAGGAGGGTGTTCGTGCACCACCGCGTGAAGAGCTCCTACACGTGCAAAGATGTTTCATTTATATAGGCAtgcatacataaatatatacaacagatactgaaataaaaacaaatcaagtAACTGTAGAATCATTATATTTACTGGGTTCCCCTATCGTATGACTTCAAAATCTcaacaaaatgaataatttgTGCAATGTACAGAAATCTAACTGATGACTGAAAATGCATCCCTGTGAAACTATAAAATATCGGCACTCTACATTGGACCCATGAAATGAATGATTCTGCAGTAAATGGTTCTAATTAGAGGTTAACGTCAGTAGGATACCCAAGATTTTGGACGCCTCAAATGAAGTAGGATTTTGGTATGTTTACAGGGG is part of the Ostrea edulis chromosome 2, xbOstEdul1.1, whole genome shotgun sequence genome and harbors:
- the LOC125679536 gene encoding serine/arginine repetitive matrix protein 2-like isoform X4 translates to MTEHEKRTRVDDLSPKRSKVQESSAKSDQAVDTNLELDPDLMLEVDISLDNTDRTQSTQSRRISARTKSVPRRGMFAGSDRNGQTGRSPVHIKTRARPIKPHETEPFLSIDNLSPDKLQQLMAEKEANSPSKNESRKDRRSKTPVISTNQNYPFWATAKSPYSSPIPPRSSSRGGARTPSSMIFLSPNPTSKANQHIKSPFKHAMPKKKDFDDSSTFSERSSIQTPAAEMKERTAVATYCVGRVLSKEREKPEQRRAQGKLLKGKLKPLKPVNVEGPSINNCRGILSDHITENRSPATPANRTLARRRELIQRIPNVHEYLYDRPRTVESIHRTSAASSIDENREFKDDEGSPPDTSRMSPIESDINMPAAPPASMATTYKVVDGMPQPTPTPRNLTELQSTSTRENFLKKGDSGSVFNENSFRQLEPDNTLMTMFEETERPETPGDKTKNVRFSDGVNPEKTVKESTEGGTPNEKVMNVEVTIKGQDKKDKKEKGKSTCKMSDSNNGKKKDGDEGPDGQGGGGPKGNNSNERETSSRNSEGKSQAKNEENKENYGKQNSGSPASEKCNKEQLKIETTQLLPSEQAKKFSANTHYTLISSSHEISTPSVLNIQSVIHGGSIHQLVGPESPHRSRSPSPSRSPTRSPSRSQNRSPTRSQTPSSAKYKSDKTNKLIRPSSANQQTRKSRRMSKESQSSTNTLTARKSKVHFEGEKPPRQSVFVETAECDRICVGLKEERALTFEEIEAELNFIKEDIEERRKFEDMDRISIDSDDQSVMEEENMDLICLPTANEHENINEDISDYSSLLDVYRKKCMEVSENCGVLSEALTSPRRNVTRPRSGGEWKDRGEHRNTRSRRNSFHFERTSRNIRSETPSLTEHGGLKHTTSEISIADSGYSMASSDVSRKEESTVPRLHLQVEDSSDLGQMESDRTEDKTLLELVCDELPDVQQIQAFGDLSEKKHQTEKVDLEVIANPKEIQKPKVKRRAGPTQAAPFAPLCFTVNARPPDGYIYYFAYGADMNPSRISTYIQRKVENRFWGLLFGFNLVFNKKGSDLEAGAFANIEFNPFCSTEGCIYQITPQELELLDKFVGYPKHYEHLMLPVWMMNSKESDEFGVAQYCVPAVMYIAQQEWIAKDEEKLNCDYALMQCIKSSDLVTPDYREYLVNKGGPIEIKS
- the LOC125679536 gene encoding uncharacterized protein LOC125679536 isoform X2, with amino-acid sequence MTEHEKRTRVDDLSPKRSKVQESSAKSDQAVDTNLELDPDLMLEVDISLDNTDRTQSTQSRRISARTKSVPRRGMFAGSDRNGQTGRSPVHIKTRARPIKPHETEPFLSIDNLSPDKLQQLMAEKEANSPSKNESRKDRRSKTPVISTNQNYPFWATAKSPYSSPIPPRKVSQKSVGANDNQKLKWSSSRGGARTPSSMIFLSPNPTSKANQHIKSPFKHAMPKKKDFDDSSTFSERSSIQTPAAEMKERTAVATYCVGRVLSKEREKPEQRRAQGKLLKGKLKPLKPVNVEGPSINNCRGILSDHITENRSPATPANRTLARRRELIQRIPNVHEYLYDRPRTVESIHRTSAASSIDENREFKDDEGSPPDTSRMSPIESDINMPAAPPASMATTYKVVDGMPQPTPTPRNLTELQSTSTRENFLKKGDSGSVFNENSFRQLEPDNTLMTMFEETERPETPGDKTKNVRFSDGVNPEKTVKESTEGGTPNEKVMNVEVTIKGQDKKDKKEKGKSTCKMSDSNNGKKKDGDEGPDGQGGGGPKGNNSNERETSSRNSEGKSQAKNEENKENYGKQNSGSPASEKCNKEQLKIETTQLLPSEQAKKFSANTHYTLISSSHEISTPSVLNIQSVIHGGSIHQLVGPESPHRSRSPSPSRSPTRSPSRSQNRSPTRSQTPSSAKYKSDKTNKLIRPSSANQQTRKSRRMSKESQSSTNTLTARKSKVHFEGEKPPRQSVFVETAECDRICVGLKEERALTFEEIEAELNFIKEDIEERRKFEDMDRISIDSDDQSVMEEENMDLICLPTANEHENINEDISDYSSLLDVYRKKCMEVSENCGVLSEALTSPRRNVTRPRSGGEWKDRGEHRNTRSRRNSFHFERTSRNIRSETPSLTEHGGLKHTTSEISIADSGYSMASSDVSRKEESTVPRLHLQVEDSSDLGQMESDRTEDKTLLELVCDELPDVQQIQAFGDLSEKKHQTEKVDLEVIANPKEIQKPKVKRRAGPTQAAPFAPLCFTVNARPPDGYIYYFAYGADMNPSRISTYIQRKVENRFWGLLFGFNLVFNKKGSDLEAGAFANIEFNPFCSTEGCIYQITPQELELLDKFVGYPKHYEHLMLPVWMMNSKESDEFGVAQYCVPAVMYIAQQEWIAKDEEKLNCDYALMQCIKSSDLVTPDYREYLVNKGGPIEIKS
- the LOC125679536 gene encoding uncharacterized protein LOC125679536 isoform X1; amino-acid sequence: MTEHEKRTRVDDLSPKRSKVQESSAKSDQAVDTNLELDPDLMLEVDISLDNTDRTQSTQSRRISARTKSVPRRGMFAGSDRNGQTGRSPVHIKTRARPIKPHETEPFLSIDNLSPDKLQQLMAEKEANSPSKNESRKDRRSKTPVISTNQNYPFWATAKSPYSSPIPPRKVSQKSVGANDNQKLKWSSSRGGARTPSSMIFLSPNPTSKANQHIKSPFKHAMPKKKDFDDSSTFSERSSIQTPAAEMKERTAVATYCVGRVLSKEREKPEQRRAQGKLLKGKSVYPIGEYIWLKPLKPVNVEGPSINNCRGILSDHITENRSPATPANRTLARRRELIQRIPNVHEYLYDRPRTVESIHRTSAASSIDENREFKDDEGSPPDTSRMSPIESDINMPAAPPASMATTYKVVDGMPQPTPTPRNLTELQSTSTRENFLKKGDSGSVFNENSFRQLEPDNTLMTMFEETERPETPGDKTKNVRFSDGVNPEKTVKESTEGGTPNEKVMNVEVTIKGQDKKDKKEKGKSTCKMSDSNNGKKKDGDEGPDGQGGGGPKGNNSNERETSSRNSEGKSQAKNEENKENYGKQNSGSPASEKCNKEQLKIETTQLLPSEQAKKFSANTHYTLISSSHEISTPSVLNIQSVIHGGSIHQLVGPESPHRSRSPSPSRSPTRSPSRSQNRSPTRSQTPSSAKYKSDKTNKLIRPSSANQQTRKSRRMSKESQSSTNTLTARKSKVHFEGEKPPRQSVFVETAECDRICVGLKEERALTFEEIEAELNFIKEDIEERRKFEDMDRISIDSDDQSVMEEENMDLICLPTANEHENINEDISDYSSLLDVYRKKCMEVSENCGVLSEALTSPRRNVTRPRSGGEWKDRGEHRNTRSRRNSFHFERTSRNIRSETPSLTEHGGLKHTTSEISIADSGYSMASSDVSRKEESTVPRLHLQVEDSSDLGQMESDRTEDKTLLELVCDELPDVQQIQAFGDLSEKKHQTEKVDLEVIANPKEIQKPKVKRRAGPTQAAPFAPLCFTVNARPPDGYIYYFAYGADMNPSRISTYIQRKVENRFWGLLFGFNLVFNKKGSDLEAGAFANIEFNPFCSTEGCIYQITPQELELLDKFVGYPKHYEHLMLPVWMMNSKESDEFGVAQYCVPAVMYIAQQEWIAKDEEKLNCDYALMQCIKSSDLVTPDYREYLVNKGGPIEIKS
- the LOC125679536 gene encoding serine/arginine repetitive matrix protein 2-like isoform X7; protein product: MSVISVHITTMPNKEFDQKKEANSPSKNESRKDRRSKTPVISTNQNYPFWATAKSPYSSPIPPRSSSRGGARTPSSMIFLSPNPTSKANQHIKSPFKHAMPKKKDFDDSSTFSERSSIQTPAAEMKERTAVATYCVGRVLSKEREKPEQRRAQGKLLKGKLKPLKPVNVEGPSINNCRGILSDHITENRSPATPANRTLARRRELIQRIPNVHEYLYDRPRTVESIHRTSAASSIDENREFKDDEGSPPDTSRMSPIESDINMPAAPPASMATTYKVVDGMPQPTPTPRNLTELQSTSTRENFLKKGDSGSVFNENSFRQLEPDNTLMTMFEETERPETPGDKTKNVRFSDGVNPEKTVKESTEGGTPNEKVMNVEVTIKGQDKKDKKEKGKSTCKMSDSNNGKKKDGDEGPDGQGGGGPKGNNSNERETSSRNSEGKSQAKNEENKENYGKQNSGSPASEKCNKEQLKIETTQLLPSEQAKKFSANTHYTLISSSHEISTPSVLNIQSVIHGGSIHQLVGPESPHRSRSPSPSRSPTRSPSRSQNRSPTRSQTPSSAKYKSDKTNKLIRPSSANQQTRKSRRMSKESQSSTNTLTARKSKVHFEGEKPPRQSVFVETAECDRICVGLKEERALTFEEIEAELNFIKEDIEERRKFEDMDRISIDSDDQSVMEEENMDLICLPTANEHENINEDISDYSSLLDVYRKKCMEVSENCGVLSEALTSPRRNVTRPRSGGEWKDRGEHRNTRSRRNSFHFERTSRNIRSETPSLTEHGGLKHTTSEISIADSGYSMASSDVSRKEESTVPRLHLQVEDSSDLGQMESDRTEDKTLLELVCDELPDVQQIQAFGDLSEKKHQTEKVDLEVIANPKEIQKPKVKRRAGPTQAAPFAPLCFTVNARPPDGYIYYFAYGADMNPSRISTYIQRKVENRFWGLLFGFNLVFNKKGSDLEAGAFANIEFNPFCSTEGCIYQITPQELELLDKFVGYPKHYEHLMLPVWMMNSKESDEFGVAQYCVPAVMYIAQQEWIAKDEEKLNCDYALMQCIKSSDLVTPDYREYLVNKGGPIEIKS
- the LOC125679536 gene encoding uncharacterized protein LOC125679536 isoform X3 — protein: MTEHEKRTRVDDLSPKRSKVQESSAKSDQAVDTNLELDPDLMLEVDISLDNTDRTQSTQSRRISARTKSVPRRGMFAGSDRNGQTGRSPVHIKTRARPIKPHETEPFLSIDNLSPDKLQQLMAEKEANSPSKNESRKDRRSKTPVISTNQNYPFWATAKSPYSSPIPPRSSSRGGARTPSSMIFLSPNPTSKANQHIKSPFKHAMPKKKDFDDSSTFSERSSIQTPAAEMKERTAVATYCVGRVLSKEREKPEQRRAQGKLLKGKSVYPIGEYIWLKPLKPVNVEGPSINNCRGILSDHITENRSPATPANRTLARRRELIQRIPNVHEYLYDRPRTVESIHRTSAASSIDENREFKDDEGSPPDTSRMSPIESDINMPAAPPASMATTYKVVDGMPQPTPTPRNLTELQSTSTRENFLKKGDSGSVFNENSFRQLEPDNTLMTMFEETERPETPGDKTKNVRFSDGVNPEKTVKESTEGGTPNEKVMNVEVTIKGQDKKDKKEKGKSTCKMSDSNNGKKKDGDEGPDGQGGGGPKGNNSNERETSSRNSEGKSQAKNEENKENYGKQNSGSPASEKCNKEQLKIETTQLLPSEQAKKFSANTHYTLISSSHEISTPSVLNIQSVIHGGSIHQLVGPESPHRSRSPSPSRSPTRSPSRSQNRSPTRSQTPSSAKYKSDKTNKLIRPSSANQQTRKSRRMSKESQSSTNTLTARKSKVHFEGEKPPRQSVFVETAECDRICVGLKEERALTFEEIEAELNFIKEDIEERRKFEDMDRISIDSDDQSVMEEENMDLICLPTANEHENINEDISDYSSLLDVYRKKCMEVSENCGVLSEALTSPRRNVTRPRSGGEWKDRGEHRNTRSRRNSFHFERTSRNIRSETPSLTEHGGLKHTTSEISIADSGYSMASSDVSRKEESTVPRLHLQVEDSSDLGQMESDRTEDKTLLELVCDELPDVQQIQAFGDLSEKKHQTEKVDLEVIANPKEIQKPKVKRRAGPTQAAPFAPLCFTVNARPPDGYIYYFAYGADMNPSRISTYIQRKVENRFWGLLFGFNLVFNKKGSDLEAGAFANIEFNPFCSTEGCIYQITPQELELLDKFVGYPKHYEHLMLPVWMMNSKESDEFGVAQYCVPAVMYIAQQEWIAKDEEKLNCDYALMQCIKSSDLVTPDYREYLVNKGGPIEIKS